The following proteins come from a genomic window of Ailuropoda melanoleuca isolate Jingjing chromosome 2, ASM200744v2, whole genome shotgun sequence:
- the CEP85 gene encoding centrosomal protein of 85 kDa isoform X5 has translation MESWQKECDSLRKIVEKQQQKMDQLRLQVQSLEQEVAQEEGTSQALKEEAQRRETALQQLRTAVKELSVQNQDLIEKNLTLQEHLRRAQPGSPSSPDTAQLAFELYQELANCLQDLQAVCSIVTQRAQGHDPNLSLLLGIHSAQHPGTQLDLQKPDVIKRKLEEVQQLRRDIEDLRTTMSDRYAQDMGENCVTQ, from the exons ATGGAGTCCTGGCAGAAAGAATGTGATTCCCTCCGAAAG ATTGTGGAGAAGCAACAGCAGAAGATGGATCAGCTGCGTTTACAAGTACAG AGCCTAGAGCAAGAAGTGGCTCAGGAAGAAGGAACAAGCCAGGCCCTGAAAGAGGAGGCCCAGCGGAGGGAGACAGCCCTGCAGCAGCTGCGCACAGCCGTGAAAGAG CTTTCAGTGCAGAACCAGGACCTGATTGAGAAGAATCTGACACTCCAGGAACACCTGCGCCGGGCCCAGCCAGGGTCCCCGTCTTCACCAGACACAGCCCAGCTGGCATTTGAGCTGTACCAGGAGTTGGCCAATTGCCTTCAAGATCTGCAGGCTGTCTGTAGCATTGTGACCCAGAGGGCCCAGGGCCATGACCCcaatctctctctgctcctgggcATTCACT CTGCACAGCACCCGGGGACTCAGCTGGATTTGCAGAAGCCGGATGTGATCAAGAGGAAACTAGAAGAGGTTCAACAGCTGCGCCGTGACATCGAGGACTTAAGGACCACCATGTCAGACAGATATGCCCAGGATATGGGAGAAAACTGTGTCACACAGTGA